The Nitrosomonadales bacterium nucleotide sequence ACGAGGAATTCCGGCAATTGCTGGAGCAGATGCGTTTCGATTCAGCGCAGGATACGCTGTGGCTGGTCGGCGACCTGGTGAATCGCGGGCCGGGCTCGTTGGAGGTGCTGCGGTTGGTCAAGTCGTTCGGCGACAGCGCCGTCACCGTGCTCGGCAACCACGACCTGCACCTGCTGGCAGTCGCCGAAGGCGCGGCCGAGCTGCATCGCAGCGACACGCTGGACGAGGTGCTGGGTGCCCCGGATCGCGGCGAGTTGCTGCACTGGCTGCGCAGCCAGCGCCTGTTCCATGCGCAGGACGGTTATGTGCTGGTGCATGCCGGTCTGCTGCCGCAATGGAGCGTCAAGCAGGCCGGCAAGCTGGCCCGCGAGGTGGAAAAGACATTGCGCGGCGACGATTACGCCACCTTTCTGGCGCGCATGTACGGCAACAGTCCGCATGGCTGGAGCGATGATCTGGGCGGATACAAGCGGCTGCGCGTCATCGTCAACGCCTTCACGCGCATGCGTATCTGCACGCCGCAGGGCGAAATGGAATTCAAGTTCAAGGGCGAAGTGGAGAACATTCCGGAAGGGTATCTGCCGTGGTTCGACGTGCCCGACCGGGCCAGCCGCAAGGCCGCCGTGATCTTCGGCCACTGGTCGGCTCTGGGATTGAAGATGACGCACAATGTCATCGCGCTGGATAGCGGATGCCTGTGGGGCGGCCCGATGACGGCGATCCGTCTGGACGACCGCCGGTTGTTCCAGGTGGCCTGCAACAATCCGGTGACGAAGCACTGGTAACGGACTGGTCGGCAAGCTGTCAACACGCAATCGGACGACTGCCTGCAATATCGGCAGATCGTCACAAACTCCAGGCGTACGGTAATGGTTTCGGCGAGCCGCGAGATGATTCTTCGTCGCACGAAGATCCGGTCGCACCAATCGGTTTATCGTGTTTATCGATGGGCATGCCGCCGCAGGACGGCATTGCCGGGATATCGGCTTCAGCATCGTGGGAGGCCATGACTTCCAGAATATGGTCGATCTCTTCAGGTTGGGTGAGAAGACGGTTCATGATGTTTCCTTCAGTTGGTATGGGTGTGTCTATCCGGATGGTTCGGCGCGCCTGCTTCGCCGGGTTGTTTCTCATGGAGGGGCGCGACACATAGTTTCAAGTCAGTGCCGTCCGGAACGGAATCTTTTTGCGGCAAGGGGGATTCCGGTTGTTGCATGAACATGAGGAGCTTTTTCTGGGCTGCGGCAAGCCTGTCGCCCAATGCCGCATTGCAGGATTCGAGCAATGCGATACGCTTCAACAGCTGTTCGGTTCTTTTTGAGACTTTCCGTTCGAGGTAGTAACGATGTTCGTTCAGTTCGGATTTCATCCTGCACATGTCCAGCAGGATATTTCTGATGAATGGCGCACTGTCGGATTTTTCATCTCGATTCAACATTTCGTTCCCTCATAGCGTTGACCATATGCGGAAATCCCGTCAGCCAGGCTGGTCGCCGTGCGTTGTAGACCGGCATATCGGGGCGGTCATCCTAATGCGCCCACGTTACAATCTCATGATGCAAGAATGAATGTGTAGAGAAGGGGCGATTTGACAGGCCGGAACGGGGTGGTTGAACAAGGCTGGTAATCTTGACGGATCGAAGCTGATCCAAGCTAGACGATATGCGCTAAAGCTAATATTACGCTTGCATGTTTATTTCAGAGCAGCTAGTGTCGCAACACCATAGAAAATCAGATAGATGAGTGTCATTACAGCAAGGGAGAAACAAGAAATGACTGAACTTTGCAAACCCGAGTATCTGGAAAAAGTAAAAGGCCTGACCAAGGAAGAATCCGAACGCCTGTTGTCCAGAATGGGCGGCAAGTTGCCGCGGCGGCTGCAGAAGGAGAAGATCAGCCGCGAGGAAGCGCTGGCCATGCAGATGGAGCTTGAAGACGAGCAGCTTGAAGAGTGGCGCAAGATGATGCGCAGCCTGAAGAAGAAAGAGGAAACCAAGAAGAAGGAAGAGGCCAGGAAGAAGGCCAAATCCAAACCGGCTGAAAAGGTTGCCGCATCCTCGAAGGAGAAGGCGACAAAAAAGGCTGCCACACCGTTGAAGAGCGAGACGGCAACAAAAGCCAAGCCTGCCAGAAAAGCCACGCCTGTCAGAAAAGCCAAGTAAACCGTCTGTATCGAAGCCGGAAAGGCTGTCATGCTTTTCCGGTCATCCGCAATATCGACCGTTCATTTCCATCAACCTTCCGGTCATCGATCACCCTGCCCATTCGTCGTACATGCTTTGACGCGGAGGTGGACGGATCCCAATATGGGTCCCCGTAAGCGCAAATCCGCGCGTCGGCATGGATAACGGCATTGCCGGTCCGTGTGAACGGCAGATTGTCCTGCCGGAGGCATTGGAGGACATGAAATGATCATTACGATTGTCGGTGTCATCGTCGCCGCCGTCGCCATCAAGGTGGATCAGATGACGCGATACCAGTACAAGGGCTTTCCGCTGATCGCGCTGGGCGGGGTGTTGACGGTCATTCTTTCGCTTGTGTTCTAGGAGCGGCGATATTCCCGGTCGCGTCCGGCCAGCAGTCGTTGCATCATGCCTTCGGCCTGCCTGGCGTATCCTCCACCGAACAGGTTGGCGTGGTTGAGGATGTGATACAGGTTGTACAGGTCGCGGCGCGCAGCATAGCCTTCATCCGGCGGCCAGGCCGCGCGATAGGCGGCATAGAAGTCCGCCGGATAGCCGCCGAACAGTTCCGTCATCGCCAGGTCGCATTCGCGGTCGCCGTAACAGGTTGCGGGATCGAAGACCGCCGGCGTGCCGTCCGCGAGGAAGGCATGGTTACCGCCCCACAGGTCGCCGTGCAGCAGCGAGGGGCGCGGCGTGTAACCGCCGAAAAAAGCGGGCAGTGCGTCCAGCAAGCTGTCGCC carries:
- a CDS encoding symmetrical bis(5'-nucleosyl)-tetraphosphatase produces the protein MAIYAVGDIQGCYEEFRQLLEQMRFDSAQDTLWLVGDLVNRGPGSLEVLRLVKSFGDSAVTVLGNHDLHLLAVAEGAAELHRSDTLDEVLGAPDRGELLHWLRSQRLFHAQDGYVLVHAGLLPQWSVKQAGKLAREVEKTLRGDDYATFLARMYGNSPHGWSDDLGGYKRLRVIVNAFTRMRICTPQGEMEFKFKGEVENIPEGYLPWFDVPDRASRKAAVIFGHWSALGLKMTHNVIALDSGCLWGGPMTAIRLDDRRLFQVACNNPVTKHW